A section of the Halichoerus grypus chromosome 11, mHalGry1.hap1.1, whole genome shotgun sequence genome encodes:
- the CD59 gene encoding CD59 glycoprotein encodes MRSKGGFILHLLVLAVLCHSGHSLTCYTCPDNVACNTTTVCSLNLDACLLVKAEPNLFYHRCWKLDDCNYNFISKALGLGKLKYNCCQQDLCNRNAAAPGASSTALLLSPLLAAAWTLWL; translated from the exons ATGAGAAGCAAAGGAGGATTCATCCTGCACCTGCTCGTCCTGGCTGTCCTCTGCCATTCAG GTCATAGCCTGACATGTTACACCTGTCCTGACAATGTTGCGTGCAATACCACCACCGTTTGTTCGCTTAATCTTGATGCGTGTCTTTTGGTCAAAGCCG AGCCAAACCTTTTTTACCACCGCTGTTGGAAGTTGGATGATTGCAATTACAACTTCATCTCCAAAGCCTTGGGGCTGGGGAAGCTCAAGTACAACTGTTGCCAGCAGGACCTGTGTAACAGGAACGCCGCGGCCCCAGGTGCCAGCAGCACGGCTCTGCTGCTGAGCCCCCTGCTGGCCGCAGCCTGGACCCTTTGGCTCTAA
- the C11H11orf91 gene encoding uncharacterized protein C11orf91 homolog, protein MPKGRRGSQSPTMSQRPAPPLYFPSLYDRGISSSPLSDFNIWKKLFVPLKAGGAAAGGAVAGRPLPQVPQVPAPLPPPPGLGPPSERPWPPPWPSGLASIPYEPLRFFYSPPPGPEVAASPLAPGPTTPRLASASHPEELCELEIRIKELELLTITGDGFDSQRYKFLKALKDEKLQGLKTRQAGKKSASLS, encoded by the exons ATGCCGAAGGGGCGGCGCGGCAGCCAGAGCCCCACCATGAGCCAgcggccggccccgcccctctACTTCCCTTCCCTCTACGACCGCGGCATCTCCTCGTCCCCGCTCAGCGACTTCAACATCTGGAAGAAGCTCTTCGTGCCTCTGAAggcgggcggggcggcggcgggcggggcggtGGCGGGGCGGCCCctgccccaggtgccccaggttccGGCGCCCCTGCCGCCGCCACCCGGCCTGGGGCCTCCCAGCGAGCGCCCGTGGCCCCCGCCCTGGCCCTCCGGCCTGGCCTCCATCCCCTATGAGCCTCTGCGCTTCTTCTACTCGCCACCGCCGGGGCCCGAGGTGGCTGCCTCGCCTCTGGCCCCCGGCCCCACGACCCCCCGGCTCGCCTCCGCCTCCCACCCCGAGGAGTTATGCGAGCTGGAGATCCGGATTAAGGAGCTGGAGCTGCTCACCATCACTGGGGACGGCTTCGACTCCCAGCGCT ATAAATTCTTGAAGGCACTGAAAGATGAAAAGTTACAAGGACTGAAGACAAGGCAGGCTGGAAAGAAGTCGGCCTCTCTCTCCTGA